The Raphanus sativus cultivar WK10039 chromosome 6, ASM80110v3, whole genome shotgun sequence sequence attttgaaacaaattttttttacttaaactACTTACAGTacgaaacagagagagtattatTGATGAAGTGAATTTGCTGATTTGTCAagttttccataattttagaGTTATTCATACTTTATaccaattattaattttaataaataattttagtgatttaggtaataatttatattatcatgagaacattaaaattataatgataCTATCATAGttacattatattatatttaatttagtaatattaaaatagtacatatgtgtttatattatatttgatttgtaCTATTAAACTGACTctattttaatgtatatatatatatatataatatcacataagataaaatgaatctatcttttaaaataaatttcttggGATAATTAAAATTACTCATAGTGATAATTTCTGAAAAGATTggtaatataaaatttcaataatatttacactattatttgcgaattatttttttgatctCACGTTAAAAATTAGAGTGTTGAAAGTCTTATTgtctttaatatataattatattatattttctaatatacaATTACCatcaattaaatataaatctcatttaatttgattatcatcattatctagaaaattatatattttgttatccAAACGtattttacatcataatatcttaaaataaatataaatcactgtatatagttatatatatatatatatatataaaatgctttcaagtttattttttgtaataaaatatattattaaaatatattttactaaaataaatttcatcgtatattaaaattttaatatttaattttattaaatattttacgaTCATGGAAATAGTTTTCACTCAATGGAAGCTATCTTGCTCAGTTTAGGGCACAAgtgtggggggggggggtgcCTAAAACTCTTCCAAGAAAGTCCCACTTTACCTTTGATCATATGTGTACTCTTGAATACCGAAGTTGTTTTTAGAGGGACAAAGCTTATTTAGAATTGTCTTTCATTTCAAGCAATTGATAATATATCTATTTCATAatgttttttgttaaaattattaagcATGCAAATACGGAGAAAACACCTAGTGAAAATGTAATGTGAAAATAATATCAATTTTATCAAAGTGatacaaattaatataaaatatatcattataGTGAACTgatgtaatattaattaataatagaattaattattataattgatTCTACataatgaatatttattttattttaaaataagtaactaaaaataatatcgTTTGTTTATGTGATTCAAATTTAGTGATACAATCCAGTCTTTTGGTAGTGTTTGTTCTAAGATGAGTATCATTGAATCCCAATCAGTGTCGTTCCATTACCGAAAATATGATTCCAAAAATAAGGAACTAACAAAACCttttcccaaaaaaaattaccaaaaaacaTTAAACAGTTTGGACTGTGGACAATTCCACCACCAACACTATGTCTTCTTCGTCAGTTTTTTCACTAAACTTCTAGACAATTACATAATCTATGTAAATACTATCTGCTTAAGATATATTAATGCTTCCGAGAATTTTGATCTCTTCTTGTGCTGACTCCATTAGATCATATATATCCTGCAACTTTTTCCTTTAGCCACAGTACAAAAGTAATAGATTAAGGAGAAACTTGCCTTGAGAGTCTCTTTCTAAACCTTTGAAGTTAagttttttattaggtttgcCATGATTTAGCACATAAGGCATTGTTGCTGAATCAAGAACGTCAGCCATTATTCGTCACTTACAAATTCCATTGTAAATTAACATTTAGACATTACTTTGACAATACTGAATGAACTGATCAAGAGAAGAGAGAGTTCTCATGTCATCATGTCATCCAAAGGAATAGTGAAACTTGTAATCACCCAATTCGTTATTCCCACAACTCCTTTGCACTTCTGTTCGAATGCGAAACGTCCCCATGGAAACTTTTTACATGAATCTAGATCATTGACAACTCGTAAGAAAAATCTTTCCACAGATGGTGCATCTTTTCCAGACCTTGCAGATCCGAGAATGATGCTGGATAAGAAGTACAGAACTGCCATCATCAGACGATCCCCAGAACAAGGCTCTTTCATTGACAACAGCTTCTTCTCGATATGATCGAATGTGATCCTTTTCCCAGATTCAAAATGCTTCTCGATGAAGGATGTACTGCCCATCCTCTCATACTTGTCGGGATAATCATGGCAGTATAGTCCCGAGATAAGTCCAAGTTCTCTGAGGGAGTATCGGATTGGAACGCCGTTCACAATAAACCAtaactctttctttttctctacaCAAGCTGTTCGAAGAACGAGCATCCACATTCCCATCCACTTGTGTTGTGGTTTTTTCATATGAAAGAAATGCTTGAATTGTGGGTGCTCGTAGAGCCATTCCAACTCCGCCTGATTCAGCTTGTCTGTTATATTATTTATCGCCTTTGCGATGTAGCACTTTGCTGAAATCCTAATTGCTTTCATATACTCAGTTGGAGGAAAATACATCTTCTGAGGTTGCACAGCTTCAGTTTCGTCATCTGTAACCTGCAACTCCAGAAAACAGAACCCTAccttaaattaaaacaaattcgTCAAGTTTAACTGAGTTTTATAGCTTTAAACAATACAATTAAAAACTCCAAGTTTTGCTAGTTTATACAGAGTTATACAACCgaaacaatttaattttgtagCTGCTCCTATTTATTCTAGTTCTACTAACTCATACATTGTTATCCTTTCAATTACATACCGTTGCATGCGTTTGAGGATCTGTGTGGGTTCCTTCTGAATCGTTGGAAGCTCTGTTTTCTTCTACCTTTACTCCATCTATCTCGGTGATCCCATGGATAGATCCCACATAACAGGAACTGTGTAATAAAGATTGTGGAACTGGATTTAGATTGTTCTTCACTCCCTTTCCCTTTTCTCTTGAACTGTTTCCTGTAACTAAAATACAATTTGATTAATCATAAATTTGCTTTTTTTCTACAGAATCTGAGTATATTTCACAGAAGAAAAGATTATCAATGTTGTTGGTCTCATCATCACTATCATCATTGATGTTGTGAGATGATGTATACTGAATCTCGCAGCAACTTGGTCCCAAAAACTGTGACATGAAACACTAGTTCTCCTTCATGTCTGAAGACGGTTATGTCACCAACTCTGAGATTATGTGCAACAGCAAATTCTTCCCATCCATCACTGTCCAAGTTTTGTCGGACGCATCTGTTCTCAGTTTCGCAATCTTGACGTGGTCGTTTTTTCCTACGACGTGCTTCGAGAAGAAAGTTACAGAAATGTTCTGCACCAAACATGTAACaagattacaaaaaaagtttaggaaaatgaaacatttttgtaaacattcttttcttGGAACGAAAGAAAAGAAGGGAGTATTATGAAGTGAGTGTGGAAGCCGGGAAGAAGAGGCTGGAAGAAGTGTGGATTGATCGGAGAGTAAAGGGACTGATCCACCATTGCTTAAAATATCAACTTTGTAGAAAATGATACGGAAGCAAGATTTGAGGGAGACACTAGAGAGAACACAATAGAGACTCTGTTTCATTTAAACTGATTTGTTAAGagatttatttacatattaagagcatctccaaaagacactttataacttcatatttgaagttttttgttctccaaaagtaaacttcaaaactttaaatttgaagtttttagtagtgaaacttcaaatatagagtgtcactactcaaaacttcaaatttgaagtttcacatttttatccttacaattacatattacatattatgattcttagatattttgttgtttattattttaatctttaaaaaaaccatctcttataatatttcatatttgttttcataaattttagttttacacataaaactaaatataaaccttaaaataagaagttttaaggtttaaaaatatattaagacttcaaatatgaagtttaaaaacatctttaaacatcaaatatgaagttttgcaGGCTTCAAAATATAGTgtatttttcttgtagtttaatatttagttatgtatttatatttataatttatatatttactgtaaaattttattaattaatattaatatgatatttttatatatgtgctaattatttataagttttatggatttatattaattataacaaatatatggATTATagtgtaaaataaaaataattttgaagttaagtttgaagtttttcttttggagaaaaatatattgaaacttcaaatttagagttttgcaaactctaaaatagagagtcTTTTCGGAGATGCTCTAATAGCGaaaaaattagttattttaaacaCATAAATACTGGAATTGCATGAAAAAAGATAAGACTGATGAGTCTGATGTAGTTGACTTTGAGCAGCATAATGATGGTTGATATAACTATCCATCTTATACGTTGTTGACttgttattttatgtttacacTTTTTCAATGCTCTAACAACAATGAAGTGTTTAGTAATCTAGTTTTCACAAGGACGACGAGGACCTGTCCATGTGTTTGAAGTAATTGCACTCCAATACACACACAAGTAAAAACATTTGGGCCCATTACAAAGGAATCAACCATCCTATATACACACGATCACGATGAATTCATATGGTTTTGAGTATATTAATCAATGAGAAAGCTTGTATGAGATGATCAAGATGATGGCGAGAATGAGAGCCACGATGACGGAACCAACGATCCATTTGTTCCTCGACATTCTTCTAGACATAGCAGTCAACACTTTCTTACTCTTGTCAATGGCATCATCCACACCCTGAAGCTGTTACACCAAatcataaaaaacaaaaaaaaaaaagtttaagctTTCTCTCAATGATCTAATGATAGATATACCAAAACCCAAACCGGAGCCATTTCTGATTAATTGGTATACCTTAGAGTGAGCGTGAAGGAGGGTTTGGCGTTGCTGACTGAGATTTTCAACAACTGAAATAGCAACCTCTTCTGTCTCCAGCATTAGTCTTCTACTCTCCCTGATTCTGTCGCTTGATTGGTCAAGCCTCTCCATTGACATTGCCAATCTCCCGCTCTGATCAGCTGATACCTGAGGCAATCATGTAAAATCAGCTTTAACATAACTTGCGGCATCTAAGACAATGATGAAGAGCAAGAACACTTAGAACACAAACGCCAAGATGgtgtaagtaaaaaaaaaaaaaaggtttaccgCGTGCACATCAGCCAATCCGGATTCCAGAAGTTCTTCACGTGTAGATTGGTTAGCATCTGGGGAAGAGACTCGTTTGAATTCTTTCTTGAGTTGGTTCAAATCAGATTTATACTCTCTTAGTTTGGAAAGACAGACAGCTTTAGCACTCGGCTGCAAACTTCTTGCCTCAAGATCCATTTTCCGGATCTACAAATAATTAGAAACAGAAGCTTGCTTtaaagagaaggaaaaaaagaagaagaagaagaagaaagatttaGACGTTAAGTAGAATAAATGGAAATACCAAGACATCAGCCTCGTCCATTCCAGACTTGATCTCAACaagcttctccttcttctcttctgcAAAAATTACATTACAATTAAGCAAGCAAACATCTACTCAGTTTTATGGCACCATAATCTTTAATGAACTCTAACTTGTCCATATACTATAGCCTCAAGGAAGAGCCaactgaattaaaaaaaagatgcaGCTACATAGTCATTCTTGAGCTAATAATTACTTGAtctctcagaaaaaaaaaacaatatgccTCGAGTCCAAGCAATGAGATTACATCATATACATATCTCAGCACTCCCAGATCCTACAGAGCTCTTCAAAACACAGCTACATAAATAATCATTTTTGAGCTAACAAAAGTTTTCATCTTTAGACTAAACAATTACTCCATCCCTCATTGTATCCAAGCAATGGGATCACATTAACGTTTCCAGATGCTACAGATATTGTCAGATCGTAGACAAAAACAAGTCAAAACGTTGATAGAAACATAGATTGGTTTTTTAGAATcatggaaaaagaaaagacagGATTTGAATATGTCTTTTATACCTCCGTGGGGGAGAAGCGAGGCAGAATGACATTTTCTGGAGAGATTGGTTGAGAGCTCGCAGTACTGTCTCTCGTACCCTTCAAATACCTCGCTCATCTCCTCCCTTAAAAACGTCTCGATCTCTAAAGAAAATTGAAACTGATCTgctcaaaattatattttgatcgGATCTCGAAACCAGAACCGAACTACTAACGACTCGTGTTCTTCCTTCTGGTAAGGAAACCCCAAAACGGTGCGTTTCATTTGGCACGTGTGTATTTAACTAAAGCGTGCCAAATGTAGGTGAGAGAGACAAATCAAATCGCACCAAACCATTTTGGGAAAGAAACAACTAAAACGTAAGTAATTGCAACTTTTGCTGTTTCGAGGGTAGATTTGCAACAAAATAAAGTTGGGAGAGGTTTTATGgaagaaaaaaacttcaaaacaagCAGATATATATTGTAGAAATTGCAAACTGGGTCTTATTCGTTTTCTACACAGAAACTTGGTTCTACAAGTTTAAGAAGATCCAGAGGAGAAACTTATAGCTCGTTCTTGACCTTAGCATCCCCATTGGGTAACAACACACTTTGCGCTTGCGCCTGCCGTTTCGCTTCCTGAAAAGGAAATGTCAGCTTTGAGTTTACTACTACTTTTTGAATGAAGATGATGACAAGGTTAACAACAACTTACAGCGGCAGAGGCAGCACGGATCTCTCTGTACTTATCAACTTCATCCGGAAATGTCTCTTCAAGCTCCTCCAGAATATGTTTTCTCAAATCCtatcaacaaaaaaagaaaaaaagatgggtaaatcatacacaagtaaGTTATAAGAATGAGTAGAGAAAAGGGTGGGTAATAACCTTAAAAGCATCAGTCTTGCCCTTTGTAACTTGATTCCTGGCAACGCAGCTATTAATAACATCCCTTGTAAACTCATCCGGGTTCTTTCCATCATCAATCAAGCTAGTAAACAAAGATACCAGTTACATAAGAAACCAAGCAAAAGGTTtgcataaaaaaaagaaagacatgCTCTCCTCACCTAAGAACCTCCATGGGGACTTGAATGTTGCATTTCTCGGACAACTTAGCCATGCTATTCAGCTCCGACACGAGAGAGTTGCTGCAATATACAAATCATCATTAGAGcattataaacaaaacaaaacaaaaaaaactataaacttGATAGAAAAGAGGGAAGAGTACTAACAGGCGCTGGAGGAGATGAAGCTGAGAAGCGGGAGTGAAAGAAGAGACAGTAAGGTGTAACTGATGAAGGAGTCCCAAAGTCTTCTGAATGGAGTTTATGACTTGGTTCAGATTCTCCTTCGAATCTTCAGACGCAGTTGCAGTTCCATCATATCCAATCGTCGTCGTTGTACCATTGCTTCCACCAATCCCTGCTGCGCTTGTGTTCTGTGCTGGATCCATCACAGCTgcgacacacacacacacacaaaaaaaaaacaacaacatccAAAGTGACCAGATGCGTAAGCGAGAGCAAAGCGACAACTTGAAACGCAGTTTCCATCTCAAATTCAAAAGAAATTCGCAGGAGATTTGAGCAATGTTGGAGAGGAGATCGCAATTTTATTAATCAATTGGAGGAGGATGCCCCAAAACAAAGCAATAATAGTAATTAGTAAGGATCGAGATTCGTATCTCTTACATGTATATCAGATATGGGTTTGGAGAAAAGACGGAGAGAGAGAGGTAGCGACTCTTCGGATGAATTAGCGTTTCCTCCAGGGCAGTAAGGTGCTTCAACCGTGATCAGTAGTAACctaatttatttatgaaaaggGCACTGACGccagggaagaagaagaattggCCGATGATCAGTAGTAACCTAATTTCTTATGACGGACGGACACACTATGGTTGGGcgttcgggtactcattcggatttcggttcagtccattcgggttttgggttttcggggtcaaagatttcagccctattcggatatttctaaatttcggttcgggtttggttcggatctttacgggttcggttcgggttcggataacccatttaaaatgttttt is a genomic window containing:
- the LOC108805708 gene encoding mediator of RNA polymerase II transcription subunit 10b, translating into MDPAQNTSAAGIGGSNGTTTTIGYDGTATASEDSKENLNQVINSIQKTLGLLHQLHLTVSSFTPASQLHLLQRLNSLVSELNSMAKLSEKCNIQVPMEVLSLIDDGKNPDEFTRDVINSCVARNQVTKGKTDAFKDLRKHILEELEETFPDEVDKYREIRAASAAEAKRQAQAQSVLLPNGDAKVKNEL
- the LOC108805707 gene encoding vesicle transport v-SNARE 12, which produces MSEVFEGYERQYCELSTNLSRKCHSASLLPHGEEKKEKLVEIKSGMDEADVLIRKMDLEARSLQPSAKAVCLSKLREYKSDLNQLKKEFKRVSSPDANQSTREELLESGLADVHAVSADQSGRLAMSMERLDQSSDRIRESRRLMLETEEVAISVVENLSQQRQTLLHAHSKLQGVDDAIDKSKKVLTAMSRRMSRNKWIVGSVIVALILAIILIISYKLSH